The following are from one region of the Petrotoga mobilis SJ95 genome:
- a CDS encoding FAD-binding oxidoreductase, with protein sequence MSEYRKVTTNTVEKLRKILKNDALLIYEDTESLKSYSNDESGGEYYAHMPDVVVKPETKEQISQIIKLANDEMIPITPRGAGSGLAGADIPIYGGIVISLERMNRIIEIDSENLVAVVEPGVVTNDLCRIVSDKGLYYAGYPMSVETSFIGGNVATNAGGSKVIKYGNTAHHILGLEVVMPDGEIVEYGGKRRKDSSGYNLLQLFIGSEGTLGIFTKIYVNLIPQPGKVVDLLVPFESVEKAISNVAPLMVETKSLPSGIEFIDKKSIYYASKYTGMKLPYQDEVESYLIVQYEATSLQEIEELYEKGGKALQKNGAKDVFIADNRSNSEKIWRMRRNWLESLKAVDPYVPTGDVVVPTSKIPEMMTYINEVANEFKIDIPVAGHAADGNLHPAPLKPKNLPPNEWKTLSEEILGKIAMKAAQMGGAISGEHGVGFIKKELLKKTKPKQYKWMQEVKETLDPNNIMNPGKLF encoded by the coding sequence ATGAGTGAATACAGAAAGGTAACTACCAATACCGTTGAAAAGTTGAGAAAAATATTAAAAAACGATGCACTGTTGATATACGAGGATACAGAAAGTCTAAAAAGTTACTCAAACGATGAATCAGGTGGAGAGTATTACGCACACATGCCAGATGTTGTAGTGAAACCAGAAACCAAAGAGCAAATTTCCCAAATAATAAAATTGGCAAACGACGAAATGATTCCCATAACACCACGAGGAGCTGGCAGTGGATTGGCTGGTGCGGATATACCAATATATGGTGGGATAGTAATATCACTTGAGAGAATGAACAGAATAATAGAAATAGATTCAGAAAACTTAGTCGCTGTGGTTGAACCAGGGGTAGTCACTAACGATCTATGTAGAATTGTATCAGATAAGGGATTATACTACGCGGGATATCCCATGAGTGTAGAAACGAGTTTCATTGGAGGCAACGTTGCTACCAATGCAGGTGGAAGTAAGGTAATAAAATATGGAAACACAGCTCACCATATATTGGGATTAGAGGTAGTAATGCCTGACGGTGAGATAGTAGAATATGGGGGAAAAAGAAGAAAAGATTCTAGTGGTTACAACCTATTACAACTTTTCATTGGCTCAGAAGGAACGCTTGGAATATTCACAAAGATATACGTGAATCTCATACCTCAACCAGGAAAAGTCGTTGACCTGCTGGTTCCCTTTGAAAGTGTTGAAAAAGCTATAAGCAATGTTGCACCCTTAATGGTCGAAACAAAGAGTTTGCCCTCAGGAATAGAATTCATAGACAAGAAATCCATTTACTATGCTTCAAAATACACTGGAATGAAATTACCCTACCAAGACGAGGTAGAATCGTATCTCATAGTTCAATACGAAGCAACGAGCTTGCAAGAAATTGAAGAATTGTACGAAAAAGGTGGAAAAGCCTTACAAAAAAATGGAGCAAAAGACGTATTCATAGCAGATAACAGAAGTAATTCTGAAAAGATATGGCGTATGAGAAGGAACTGGCTGGAAAGCTTAAAAGCCGTAGATCCGTATGTACCCACAGGAGATGTCGTAGTACCAACATCTAAGATACCTGAAATGATGACATACATCAACGAAGTAGCCAACGAGTTTAAAATAGATATTCCTGTGGCAGGACATGCAGCTGATGGTAACCTCCATCCTGCACCATTAAAACCAAAAAATCTTCCACCAAATGAATGGAAAACCTTATCGGAAGAGATACTTGGAAAAATAGCGATGAAAGCTGCCCAAATGGGTGGAGCCATAAGCGGGGAACATGGAGTAGGGTTCATAAAAAAGGAGTTACTAAAAAAGACAAAACCAAAACAGTACAAATGGATGCAAGAGGTAAAAGAAACGCTTGACCCTAATAACATTATGAACCCAGGGAAGTTATTCTAA
- a CDS encoding rhamnulokinase, translating to MIILKYLHLAIDLGASGGKVMAGNIQNDKLILSEVNRFSNSPVEINGISYWNILNLYDHIIESIHIAQKNDQKILSLGIDSWGVDFGLLNKNGYLINNPIHYRNMFKTNIMQETIEKVGKKWIYEHSPTQFQPFNTLYQILAYQKYAPDFVKISKDLLMIPSLLNYFLTGEKAIDFTMATTTQIYNHRKRKWDEEIMKKFDIPDILPEIVPAGTKIGKIKKDVLNNNSNIDVILPASHDTGSAYAAIASDPQDTLYISLGTWCLTGAIIKEVPYNEELMENNLAAEGCLDGSFRILANVTGMWLIQGIIKSLNLPDNSDTYQKITDMAQNAKPFSSYINVDDPSLQNPQDMIQAIIQQSIKDNDTVLNETSQVIRTALEGIAFKVNEVKEKLSKILNIDFKRVHAVGGGTRNKLLCQLIADATGLTVLTGPIEGTAVGNLVSQLYALQFVKNFEEARNLIKRSFDFQIFEPKEHDIWKEAFASFQKQK from the coding sequence GTGATAATTTTGAAATATCTACACTTAGCTATCGACCTCGGAGCGTCAGGTGGAAAAGTAATGGCAGGTAACATACAGAATGACAAACTTATCTTGAGTGAAGTAAACCGTTTTTCAAACTCCCCGGTTGAAATAAATGGAATATCTTATTGGAATATCTTGAATCTGTATGATCATATAATTGAGAGCATTCACATAGCTCAAAAAAATGATCAAAAGATACTGTCTTTAGGTATAGATAGTTGGGGAGTGGACTTCGGACTTTTAAACAAAAACGGTTATTTAATAAACAATCCAATTCATTACAGAAATATGTTTAAAACGAATATAATGCAAGAGACAATAGAAAAGGTTGGCAAGAAATGGATATATGAACACTCCCCAACACAGTTTCAACCGTTCAATACATTGTACCAAATATTAGCCTACCAAAAATATGCTCCAGATTTTGTCAAAATCTCAAAAGACCTATTGATGATCCCTTCGTTGCTAAATTATTTTTTAACAGGTGAAAAAGCTATTGATTTTACAATGGCTACAACTACTCAAATTTATAATCATAGAAAAAGAAAATGGGACGAAGAAATAATGAAAAAGTTTGACATTCCTGATATATTACCTGAAATAGTCCCTGCTGGTACAAAAATTGGTAAAATAAAAAAAGATGTGTTAAATAATAATTCAAACATAGATGTTATTCTGCCAGCAAGTCATGATACAGGATCCGCATATGCCGCAATTGCTTCAGATCCCCAAGATACCTTGTATATTAGTTTAGGAACATGGTGCTTGACTGGCGCTATTATCAAGGAGGTCCCCTACAACGAAGAACTCATGGAAAACAATTTAGCCGCAGAGGGTTGTTTGGATGGATCCTTTAGAATATTGGCAAACGTAACAGGGATGTGGTTAATTCAGGGGATTATAAAAAGTCTTAACTTGCCGGATAACAGCGATACTTATCAAAAAATTACAGATATGGCACAGAATGCAAAACCATTTTCTTCTTATATCAATGTAGACGATCCTTCTTTACAAAACCCTCAAGACATGATTCAAGCAATAATTCAGCAGTCTATAAAAGATAACGATACTGTTTTAAATGAAACATCTCAAGTCATAAGAACGGCATTGGAAGGAATTGCCTTCAAAGTAAATGAAGTTAAAGAAAAACTATCAAAGATTTTGAATATTGATTTTAAAAGGGTTCATGCGGTAGGTGGAGGTACCAGGAATAAATTACTCTGTCAATTAATCGCAGATGCAACAGGACTAACTGTTCTAACTGGACCCATTGAAGGAACGGCAGTAGGGAATTTAGTTTCCCAGCTATATGCCTTACAATTTGTAAAAAACTTTGAAGAGGCACGGAACTTAATAAAAAGATCTTTCGACTTTCAAATTTTTGAACCTAAAGAACATGATATCTGGAAAGAGGCTTTTGCTTCTTTTCAAAAGCAGAAATGA
- the bcp gene encoding thioredoxin-dependent thiol peroxidase produces the protein MRYLNFEIGDKIPEFSLKDADGDQINIKDFMGKWLVLYFYPRDNTPGCTKEAVDFSNYLEEFKKYNCQIVGVSPDTAEKHANFKEKNDLKVILLSDPEHSILEKFGVWQLKKNYGKENWGVVRSTILIDPNGIIKKVWENVRVKDHVLEVLESLKELSNNRE, from the coding sequence ATGAGATATCTAAATTTTGAAATAGGCGATAAAATCCCAGAGTTTTCACTTAAAGATGCTGATGGTGATCAGATTAATATCAAGGATTTTATGGGAAAATGGCTTGTGCTTTATTTCTATCCACGGGATAACACACCTGGTTGTACTAAAGAAGCCGTTGATTTTTCAAATTACTTAGAAGAGTTCAAAAAGTATAATTGTCAAATAGTGGGAGTAAGTCCCGATACTGCAGAAAAACATGCAAACTTTAAAGAAAAAAATGATTTAAAAGTGATTTTGCTAAGTGACCCCGAACATTCCATTCTTGAAAAATTTGGCGTTTGGCAACTAAAAAAGAATTATGGTAAAGAAAATTGGGGAGTTGTCAGATCAACAATCCTGATAGATCCAAATGGAATAATTAAAAAAGTGTGGGAAAATGTAAGGGTAAAAGATCATGTTTTAGAAGTATTGGAAAGCTTGAAAGAACTATCAAACAACAGGGAGTAA
- a CDS encoding ferritin: MKLEDKMLNALNEQINKEIFSAYLYYSMAAYFDSLNLEGFANWMKVQAKEELTHAQKLYDYIYDKGGIVELDNIDKPKKEWGSPLEAFKDAYDHELSVTQSIDKLVDLAKELNDHATQNFLQWFVNEQVEEEANTKKIVDTLQMIGESKTALFMFNGQLGSRQ; encoded by the coding sequence ATGAAATTAGAAGATAAGATGTTAAATGCCCTTAATGAACAAATAAACAAAGAAATTTTTTCCGCGTACCTCTATTATTCAATGGCAGCATATTTTGATTCACTGAATTTAGAAGGATTTGCTAATTGGATGAAAGTCCAGGCAAAAGAAGAGCTTACTCACGCCCAGAAGTTGTATGATTATATTTACGATAAAGGCGGTATAGTAGAATTAGATAATATTGACAAACCAAAGAAAGAATGGGGCAGTCCCTTAGAAGCCTTCAAAGATGCGTATGACCATGAGCTTTCAGTTACACAATCTATCGACAAGTTGGTTGATTTAGCCAAAGAATTAAACGACCATGCAACTCAAAACTTTCTTCAATGGTTTGTAAACGAACAAGTTGAAGAGGAAGCTAATACAAAAAAGATTGTAGATACTTTGCAAATGATCGGTGAAAGTAAAACCGCTTTGTTCATGTTCAATGGTCAACTAGGTAGTAGGCAGTAG
- a CDS encoding methyl-accepting chemotaxis protein: MILFALIPSAFFVIYITNAIQKSSEQNEAQVSTLIESLNQDYSNQINEYNYLIQEQLNQYNDYLTDQIKNIEAQFSEQLEKNYTDSFDNSLETLSQVFTNFVDTQKNSLEKLGKMIAAIPGIQEKTASKSISLVERYSLLEPYVTSQQYNGMQLWIMNTPDTRGSGLEITSRNTSYKVQKKAETYLPGYEYTKELNIEDFLNKQFKTILDIGYMTPVIESKSFNSTPYFIGIFPVVDPIATNTVNGFLVILEEFDHQKLLEISKLLDAYITLFDKDYKVIYSNLPEEEVSLNESKLNEQFITEEIIKKQLRSFYFQIDEFDGIHLQIAKEFQTLETSVHIPLQTSFELPSLTPKKVDFELELGLNKIIRNVMLLLLILIVIIIVVTFLFTKQFGNRIEQLTNAVKKLSEGDLTVNFESKSKDEIGQMANALSEMSKELRRSMGSIRQASDKVENASESLTRSSQESRKNSEELKNQMDKIQTSTEETAGNVEEVTSGVDEVARAAQGVSQDAQRLSEEADETSKAAEEGSKTIESISQAVKEAVERTKESQKEVETLASNAKNVQSIVETINSITEQTNLLALNAAIEAARAGEAGRGFAVVADEIRKLAEESRNATDEISEILTNITQGTNKVNESTNKVVGTIGEINEKMENVQKSFNRIKERIERMDQGIENMTASAEEQSASAQEMSTAMDRVAKAVTEISKQLERSRSVIDEQVKQGIGINEEAKELSELATELKGLVGSFKI, encoded by the coding sequence TTGATTCTTTTCGCTCTGATACCAAGTGCTTTTTTTGTAATATACATTACAAATGCCATTCAAAAAAGTTCTGAACAAAACGAGGCGCAAGTATCAACTTTGATTGAATCCTTGAATCAAGATTATTCGAATCAAATTAATGAATATAACTATTTAATTCAAGAGCAACTAAACCAATACAATGACTATTTAACTGATCAAATAAAAAACATAGAAGCACAATTTTCTGAACAACTAGAAAAAAATTATACAGATTCTTTTGATAATTCTCTAGAAACCTTAAGTCAAGTTTTCACCAATTTCGTAGATACCCAAAAAAATTCACTTGAGAAATTAGGAAAAATGATTGCAGCTATTCCAGGCATTCAAGAGAAAACTGCTTCGAAATCTATTTCTTTGGTAGAAAGGTACAGTTTGTTAGAACCTTACGTAACATCCCAACAATACAACGGGATGCAACTTTGGATCATGAACACCCCTGATACTCGTGGAAGTGGTTTGGAAATAACATCAAGAAATACTTCGTATAAAGTACAAAAAAAGGCCGAAACGTATTTACCAGGATATGAATATACAAAAGAATTGAATATTGAAGATTTTTTAAATAAACAATTTAAAACAATTCTAGACATTGGATATATGACGCCAGTCATAGAAAGTAAGTCATTCAATTCTACACCTTACTTTATCGGAATTTTTCCCGTAGTTGATCCCATTGCAACAAATACGGTAAATGGGTTTCTAGTGATCTTAGAAGAGTTTGATCATCAAAAATTATTGGAAATATCCAAGCTTCTAGATGCATACATAACTTTATTCGATAAAGATTATAAAGTTATTTATTCAAATCTACCAGAAGAAGAAGTTTCTTTAAACGAAAGTAAATTAAATGAGCAATTTATCACCGAAGAAATAATCAAAAAACAGTTGAGAAGCTTTTATTTTCAAATAGACGAATTTGATGGCATACACCTTCAAATTGCCAAAGAATTCCAAACATTAGAGACTTCAGTCCATATCCCTTTACAAACATCTTTTGAATTACCTTCATTAACCCCGAAAAAAGTAGACTTTGAATTAGAATTAGGTTTGAACAAAATTATCAGAAACGTTATGCTTTTATTGTTAATTCTAATCGTTATTATTATCGTTGTTACTTTTTTATTTACAAAACAATTTGGAAATAGAATTGAACAATTAACAAATGCGGTTAAAAAACTTTCAGAAGGAGACCTAACGGTAAACTTTGAAAGTAAAAGCAAAGACGAGATAGGTCAGATGGCTAATGCTCTATCGGAAATGAGTAAAGAATTAAGAAGATCCATGGGGTCAATAAGGCAGGCATCGGACAAAGTAGAAAACGCATCAGAAAGTCTAACGCGCTCATCACAAGAAAGCAGGAAGAACTCAGAAGAACTCAAAAACCAGATGGACAAGATACAAACAAGTACAGAAGAAACGGCAGGAAACGTAGAAGAAGTAACCTCAGGGGTAGACGAAGTAGCAAGGGCAGCACAAGGAGTATCCCAAGACGCACAAAGACTAAGTGAAGAAGCAGATGAAACAAGTAAAGCGGCAGAAGAAGGAAGCAAAACGATAGAAAGTATAAGTCAAGCGGTGAAAGAAGCGGTAGAAAGGACAAAAGAAAGTCAAAAAGAAGTAGAAACACTCGCAAGCAACGCCAAAAACGTACAAAGTATAGTAGAAACGATAAACTCGATAACGGAACAAACGAACCTGTTGGCACTAAACGCAGCGATAGAAGCAGCAAGGGCAGGGGAAGCGGGAAGAGGATTTGCAGTTGTAGCGGATGAGATAAGGAAGTTAGCCGAAGAATCAAGGAATGCAACGGATGAAATATCAGAAATACTAACCAACATAACGCAAGGAACGAACAAAGTAAACGAATCGACGAACAAGGTAGTAGGAACGATAGGAGAAATAAACGAAAAGATGGAGAATGTACAGAAAAGTTTCAACCGGATAAAAGAAAGGATAGAAAGGATGGACCAAGGGATAGAAAACATGACGGCAAGTGCAGAGGAACAAAGTGCGAGTGCACAAGAGATGAGCACAGCGATGGACAGGGTAGCGAAAGCGGTAACAGAAATAAGTAAACAACTAGAAAGGTCAAGAAGTGTAATAGACGAACAAGTAAAACAAGGGATAGGAATAAACGAAGAAGCGAAAGAGTTGAGTGAGTTAGCCACAGAGTTAAAAGGATTAGTTGGAAGTTTTAAGATATAA